The Psychrobacter sp. LV10R520-6 genome includes a region encoding these proteins:
- a CDS encoding beta-lactamase hydrolase domain-containing protein translates to MTDNLTIYKQIYPIQCSKLAELGYRSVINIRPDDETDTQPSSHELATATKQANLAYHHLPFDDEHLSLVTVEQFALYYHAIPKPILMFCGTGARAKLLYQSALMQGLL, encoded by the coding sequence ATGACTGATAATCTAACGATTTATAAGCAAATTTACCCAATACAATGCTCTAAACTCGCTGAGCTTGGCTATCGCTCAGTGATTAATATACGTCCAGATGACGAAACTGATACTCAACCCAGCAGCCATGAGCTAGCTACTGCCACCAAGCAAGCAAATTTGGCCTATCATCATCTACCTTTTGATGATGAGCATCTAAGCCTTGTCACCGTTGAGCAGTTTGCGCTCTATTATCATGCGATACCCAAACCTATATTGATGTTTTGTGGTACGGGTGCACGTGCTAAATTACTTTATCAAAGCGCTTTGATGCAAGGGCTGTTATAA
- a CDS encoding TIGR01244 family sulfur transferase, giving the protein MSHEISITGQITPDQVPMIAENGFKAIINNRPDGEEAGQPTSAEIAAAAEKAGLAYKEVSFAGNELNQTHVEEFADFFNQAEQPVLIFCRTGNRSTGIYEAAKQMDLLDD; this is encoded by the coding sequence ATGAGCCATGAAATCAGTATTACTGGACAAATTACCCCTGACCAAGTTCCTATGATTGCCGAAAATGGTTTTAAAGCTATCATCAATAACCGTCCCGATGGCGAAGAAGCTGGACAACCAACTAGCGCTGAGATTGCGGCGGCGGCTGAAAAGGCAGGCCTTGCTTATAAAGAAGTGTCTTTTGCGGGCAATGAGCTAAACCAAACTCACGTAGAAGAGTTTGCTGACTTTTTTAACCAAGCAGAACAGCCAGTATTGATATTTTGCCGAACTGGTAATCGCTCAACGGGTATCTATGAAGCGGCGAAGCAAATGGACCTGTTGGACGACTGA
- a CDS encoding bile acid:sodium symporter family protein, with the protein MSNNALALLPLALAYIMFTLGTGLKPSDFKVIANHPKAFFIGLVNQVIFVPLVALAVVLMTAPPPAIAFGIMLISFCPGGVTSNMLTYYAKGNVALTGVVSLLSVITLPILITLAFNHFMKDQAGSISAVKIGVVMFLLTALPVTLGMLARYKFTDFMVRRSGILNGLASIFFVLIVFAAIASNWQLLQSQFTQIGLELVFIIMILFALSMLVSRVFKLSWFDTKTISIETSVQNSTTAITLAPIIMGVSTLPVIALPAALYGVLMYVITLPIIFLIRNKN; encoded by the coding sequence ATGAGTAATAATGCGCTAGCTTTACTTCCTCTAGCACTTGCCTACATTATGTTTACCTTAGGGACAGGGCTAAAACCCAGTGATTTTAAGGTTATCGCCAATCACCCCAAAGCATTTTTTATAGGCTTAGTGAACCAAGTCATTTTCGTACCTTTGGTTGCCTTAGCAGTAGTGTTGATGACGGCTCCGCCACCAGCCATTGCCTTTGGTATCATGCTGATTAGTTTTTGCCCAGGCGGCGTGACTAGTAATATGCTGACCTATTATGCCAAAGGTAATGTGGCGCTCACTGGCGTGGTTAGTCTATTATCGGTTATTACTTTACCTATCTTGATCACTCTAGCTTTTAACCACTTCATGAAAGACCAAGCGGGCTCTATTAGTGCCGTAAAAATCGGCGTAGTGATGTTTTTATTGACGGCTCTGCCCGTTACCCTCGGTATGCTCGCTCGCTATAAGTTCACCGATTTTATGGTACGTAGGAGCGGTATTCTTAATGGCTTAGCCAGTATCTTTTTTGTATTGATCGTCTTTGCGGCTATTGCTTCTAACTGGCAGTTGCTACAATCACAGTTCACCCAAATTGGGCTAGAGCTAGTCTTTATCATTATGATCTTATTTGCTTTGAGCATGCTGGTTTCTAGAGTGTTTAAGCTTAGCTGGTTTGATACCAAAACGATCTCAATAGAGACCAGTGTTCAAAACAGCACTACTGCGATTACCTTAGCTCCTATTATTATGGGAGTAAGTACTTTGCCAGTCATTGCCCTACCCGCTGCTTTATATGGCGTGTTGATGTATGTTATTACGCTCCCCATTATTTTTCTAATTAGGAATAAGAACTGA
- the ahpF gene encoding alkyl hydroperoxide reductase subunit F, producing MIDQGLLDAVKSYSEKMTRPITFVLGSGEHDKRAELIDFLTKIADTTDKINFDAAANDDSLPSPISFAVRSHIDGALTDTGIVFSGIPGGHEFTSLILAILQAGGHTLKLDEGIQKLVKRFNKPLQFQTYVSLSCHSCPEVVQALNQFALLNDGISNEMIDGALFQEQVDANNIQGVPAVFLNGKPFANGMIDTAKLIGKLQEQFPDLLAGGSAEDAEQLEQQDVTIIGAGPAGIAAAIYTARKGLKVTMVADRIGGQVKDTQDIENLISVPLTTGTELTTNFEKHMHEYNITLKQHVSVKEIGETEEGNYSIHLSTGEVFESRSIILATGAQWRKLGVPGEEENIGKGVAYCPHCDGPFFKGKDVSVIGGGNSGIEAAIDLSGIVKHVTVFEFADNLKADQILINKAKEKGNIDIITSAATKEIKATDDKVSSIVYEDRNSGETKELDLAAVFIQIGLIPNTNFVKGFVDMNRFGEIEIDERCHTDRKGIFACGDVTTVPFKQINIAMGEGSKAALSAFEYLVMQ from the coding sequence ATGATAGACCAAGGCTTGTTAGATGCAGTTAAAAGCTACAGTGAGAAGATGACTCGCCCTATTACCTTTGTATTAGGCAGCGGTGAACATGATAAGCGTGCCGAACTGATTGATTTCTTAACTAAAATCGCAGACACCACAGATAAAATTAACTTTGATGCGGCAGCCAATGATGACAGCTTACCAAGCCCAATTAGCTTTGCGGTTCGTAGTCATATTGACGGCGCATTAACCGATACGGGTATCGTGTTTAGTGGTATTCCTGGTGGTCATGAATTTACTTCGCTGATTTTGGCGATTTTGCAGGCCGGTGGTCATACCTTAAAACTTGACGAGGGTATTCAAAAACTGGTTAAGCGTTTTAATAAGCCATTACAGTTTCAAACCTATGTGTCATTATCTTGCCATAGCTGCCCAGAAGTGGTGCAAGCGCTAAACCAATTTGCGCTATTAAATGACGGTATCAGCAATGAGATGATTGATGGCGCTCTATTCCAAGAGCAAGTAGATGCCAACAATATCCAAGGCGTACCCGCTGTATTCTTAAATGGTAAACCATTCGCTAATGGTATGATTGATACGGCCAAACTAATTGGAAAATTACAAGAGCAGTTCCCTGATTTGTTAGCAGGTGGCAGTGCAGAAGATGCTGAACAGTTAGAGCAACAAGATGTGACCATTATTGGTGCAGGACCTGCAGGGATTGCTGCAGCTATTTATACTGCTCGTAAAGGCTTAAAAGTGACTATGGTTGCTGACCGTATTGGTGGGCAGGTGAAAGATACTCAAGATATTGAAAACTTAATCTCAGTGCCATTAACTACGGGTACTGAATTGACAACAAATTTCGAAAAGCATATGCACGAATACAATATCACCTTAAAACAGCATGTTAGTGTCAAAGAAATTGGTGAGACTGAAGAAGGAAACTATAGTATCCATTTGAGTACTGGTGAAGTGTTTGAGAGTCGCAGTATTATCCTAGCGACCGGCGCTCAATGGCGTAAACTTGGTGTACCGGGCGAAGAAGAAAACATCGGTAAAGGCGTGGCCTACTGCCCACACTGTGATGGTCCGTTCTTTAAAGGTAAGGACGTGTCAGTCATCGGTGGCGGTAACTCAGGTATTGAGGCGGCAATCGACCTATCCGGTATTGTCAAACATGTCACAGTGTTTGAATTTGCTGACAATCTAAAAGCTGATCAAATATTGATTAATAAAGCCAAAGAAAAAGGTAATATCGATATTATCACCAGTGCAGCGACTAAAGAGATTAAAGCGACTGATGACAAAGTAAGCTCTATCGTTTATGAAGATCGTAATTCGGGCGAGACTAAAGAACTGGACTTGGCAGCAGTATTTATTCAGATTGGCTTAATACCTAATACTAACTTTGTCAAAGGCTTCGTTGATATGAACCGCTTTGGTGAGATTGAGATTGACGAGCGCTGCCATACCGATCGCAAAGGTATCTTCGCTTGTGGTGACGTGACCACTGTGCCTTTTAAGCAGATCAATATTGCTATGGGCGAAGGCTCGAAAGCGGCATTATCAGCGTTTGAGTATTTGGTAATGCAGTAG
- a CDS encoding YdcH family protein gives MTMTDKWQEDNEIIAELKQKDVHFESIFDEHTQLDRQINKLENDVVKHASRDEEIEKMKRRKLQLKDDICKIIDKNKIQSRA, from the coding sequence ATGACAATGACTGATAAATGGCAAGAAGATAACGAAATAATCGCTGAGTTAAAACAAAAAGACGTCCATTTCGAAAGTATCTTTGATGAACACACTCAACTTGATCGACAAATTAATAAGCTTGAAAATGATGTGGTCAAACATGCCAGTCGTGACGAAGAAATCGAAAAAATGAAGCGGCGGAAGCTCCAGCTTAAAGACGATATTTGTAAAATAATTGATAAAAATAAAATTCAGTCTCGCGCCTAA
- the ahpC gene encoding alkyl hydroperoxide reductase subunit C, producing MAAIINQEIPEFSTEAFVNGEFKTITSDDVKGSWAIFMFYPHDFTFVCPTELEDMANHYEELQGLGVEVYAVSTDTHFVHKAWHDSSEAIGKVTYPMLGDGTGKITRGFNIMIEEDNAALRGTFLVDPDGLIKVAEIHDLGIGRSAKDILRKVKAAQYVRENDGEVCPAAWEAGQATLKPSLDLVGKI from the coding sequence ATGGCCGCTATTATTAACCAAGAAATTCCAGAATTCTCAACAGAAGCTTTCGTAAACGGTGAATTCAAAACCATTACTTCAGACGACGTTAAAGGCAGCTGGGCAATCTTCATGTTCTATCCACATGATTTCACGTTTGTATGCCCAACAGAACTTGAAGACATGGCCAATCATTACGAAGAGCTACAAGGCTTAGGCGTTGAAGTATATGCAGTATCAACTGATACTCATTTCGTGCATAAAGCATGGCATGATTCTTCAGAAGCGATTGGCAAAGTAACTTACCCAATGCTTGGCGACGGTACTGGTAAAATAACCCGTGGTTTTAACATCATGATCGAAGAAGACAACGCTGCCCTTCGTGGTACGTTCCTAGTTGATCCAGATGGTCTGATTAAAGTTGCTGAGATTCATGATCTAGGTATTGGTCGTAGTGCAAAAGATATACTTCGTAAAGTAAAAGCAGCACAATATGTACGTGAAAACGACGGCGAAGTGTGCCCAGCAGCTTGGGAAGCCGGTCAAGCGACTCTAAAACCAAGCCTTGACCTTGTTGGTAAAATCTAA
- a CDS encoding hydrogen peroxide-inducible genes activator: MITLRQLEFALAVAKHRHFKRAAEDCNISQSALSLGIAELEKQLDTQIFERNNKQVLITPIGQDILTRAQRVFSEINDLTTRAQSHQIPLTYPMTVGIIPTIAPYLLPKVLPALRTHYPEFRMTIVEQQTERLLEQVRYGHIDTAIIALPYAVDGLHSFEFWDEDFFAVFPQDDVHAKLDTINSDELATANLMLLGEGHCLTDQTLSVCHFDREQMKSSFSDASLNTLIQMALANMGTTLVPEMALNQLHLQNQNAVAVTLAEKGPHRHIAFVTRLNYARVDDVNLLGDVFKKALENDAKTAD, from the coding sequence ATGATTACCTTACGTCAACTCGAATTTGCCTTAGCCGTCGCCAAACACCGCCATTTTAAACGTGCTGCGGAAGACTGTAATATCTCACAATCGGCACTTAGTTTAGGGATAGCAGAGTTAGAGAAGCAGCTGGATACCCAGATTTTTGAGCGTAACAATAAGCAAGTATTGATTACCCCTATTGGACAAGATATTCTGACGCGGGCGCAACGAGTCTTTTCTGAGATCAATGATTTGACCACCCGCGCTCAAAGTCATCAAATACCGCTTACCTACCCGATGACCGTCGGTATCATTCCAACTATTGCCCCTTACCTACTGCCAAAAGTACTGCCAGCGCTTCGCACCCACTATCCAGAATTTCGTATGACCATTGTTGAGCAGCAAACGGAACGCTTGCTCGAACAAGTACGTTACGGTCATATTGACACTGCCATTATTGCTCTACCTTATGCGGTAGATGGGCTACATAGTTTTGAGTTTTGGGATGAAGACTTCTTTGCAGTATTTCCACAAGATGATGTTCATGCCAAGCTCGATACCATCAATTCCGATGAGTTAGCGACTGCTAATTTGATGCTACTCGGTGAAGGTCACTGTCTAACGGATCAAACGCTATCGGTCTGTCATTTCGATCGTGAGCAGATGAAGTCTAGCTTTTCAGATGCCAGCTTAAATACTTTAATTCAGATGGCATTGGCTAATATGGGCACCACATTGGTACCGGAGATGGCTCTAAACCAGCTACATCTACAAAACCAAAATGCCGTCGCCGTAACCTTGGCAGAGAAAGGGCCGCATCGGCATATTGCTTTTGTCACTCGTCTAAATTACGCTCGTGTTGATGATGTGAATCTACTCGGTGATGTGTTTAAAAAAGCGCTTGAAAATGATGCCAAAACTGCTGATTAG
- a CDS encoding methyltransferase domain-containing protein, whose amino-acid sequence MDSVNQAEFWQQRYEQDSINWDMGEISPPLKAYIDQLPESAKNQAILVAGAGNAYEVGYLHEQGFTNVTLVDFAPAPIKAFAERYPSFPPEHLICADFFDLSPSNYQFDWVLEQTFFCAIDPIRRDDYVKQMAALLKPKGRLVGLLFDKNFGRAEPPFGGSTNEYRQHFAPYFDIEIMEPCYNSHPARQGSELFVMMHNQRQH is encoded by the coding sequence ATGGACAGCGTTAATCAAGCGGAATTTTGGCAGCAGCGTTATGAGCAGGATAGTATCAACTGGGACATGGGCGAGATATCACCGCCACTTAAAGCTTATATTGATCAGTTGCCTGAGTCTGCTAAGAATCAGGCAATTCTAGTAGCTGGGGCTGGCAATGCCTATGAGGTTGGCTACTTACATGAGCAAGGATTTACCAACGTTACGTTAGTAGATTTTGCCCCTGCACCGATTAAAGCCTTTGCTGAGCGTTATCCAAGCTTTCCACCTGAGCATTTGATATGCGCAGATTTTTTCGATTTATCACCGAGCAATTATCAATTTGACTGGGTACTTGAGCAGACCTTTTTTTGTGCGATAGATCCTATACGCCGTGATGATTATGTAAAGCAAATGGCTGCGCTACTTAAGCCTAAAGGCAGACTGGTTGGGCTGTTATTTGATAAGAATTTTGGGCGCGCCGAGCCCCCGTTTGGTGGCAGTACGAATGAATACCGCCAGCATTTTGCCCCATATTTTGATATTGAGATAATGGAGCCTTGCTATAATTCGCATCCCGCACGCCAAGGTAGTGAGTTGTTTGTTATGATGCATAACCAACGTCAGCATTAA
- a CDS encoding M48 family metallopeptidase codes for MEPLSLPQKYVHPLLESAAQCLAQAGITLQITPKHVKNINFRLKPYQLRVSIPLSINALQVAQAVTKRVSWALACHDQVLEQHKRRQRHSPSSGSPTVSTAIMLWGESQSFILNDNEKIAYYRQQLSIVMPALFDKWQPIVGAEAREMRIKKMHTRWGSCNTRAGRIWLSVHLPAYPIECTEYVIVHELCHLHHANHSRAFWQTVATAMPEYRQWHDMLAGKLGVIDNKV; via the coding sequence ATGGAACCCTTGAGCCTGCCACAAAAGTACGTTCATCCCTTATTAGAAAGTGCCGCGCAATGTCTTGCTCAAGCTGGCATCACCTTACAAATTACTCCAAAGCACGTTAAAAATATCAATTTTCGCCTCAAGCCTTATCAATTAAGGGTATCAATACCTTTATCTATCAATGCGCTTCAAGTCGCACAAGCGGTTACTAAGCGGGTGTCATGGGCATTAGCATGTCATGACCAAGTTCTAGAGCAGCATAAACGCAGACAGAGACATAGTCCATCATCTGGTTCACCAACAGTGTCTACTGCCATCATGTTATGGGGCGAGTCACAATCTTTTATACTTAATGACAATGAAAAAATCGCCTATTATCGGCAGCAATTATCCATCGTTATGCCAGCATTATTTGATAAGTGGCAACCGATTGTTGGTGCCGAAGCTCGCGAGATGCGGATTAAAAAAATGCACACGCGATGGGGCAGTTGTAATACGCGCGCTGGTCGTATTTGGCTATCAGTTCACCTTCCTGCCTATCCTATAGAATGCACAGAATATGTGATTGTCCATGAGTTATGTCATCTACATCATGCCAACCATAGCCGCGCATTTTGGCAAACAGTAGCGACGGCGATGCCAGAATACCGACAATGGCATGATATGCTGGCGGGCAAATTAGGAGTAATCGATAACAAGGTCTAG
- a CDS encoding DUF1513 domain-containing protein produces MDKRTMDKRTTYELLTASALTALGTTLGTLIGTTALVGLHHRYRKQQQPEARLQDYLTGLNHAHSNINAQLNDLSRSEHLNRLKYVGQQAIQAYQSYPNGSYSNKSYPNYHKDKTDADEATAKLLAIHTTTMLARPVCWVSGVASMPQAAATTDDNGSDNGFGVVGIDADRQIVWQTTMPERVHDIVVQPDADKAGNPISNGNKKAACRDVVVMGRRPSEGFWVLDTATGQVKHAIKSATDRHFYGHACYNLDGQLLYVTENDTVSLAGKIGIYDVSCDYKKVAEFDSHGIGPHELIMYPDGETLIIANGGIKTERASREELNLDTMHPSLVYINRQDGQLLEQVFPKHNQMSVRHLAVHNDGTVMIGIQFQGEKHINAPLVLTHNRGDIDFSPLIMPDNQWQRFHQYIASVVVDSQHNLLCVTTPFGGCAVVYDLNTRKLISDMSLPDCAGASVLRSSESYNTQTNYPKANHNKNSDPKNKDLNFDNIETGKNTDSGKQAGFIISDGLGQLTTLRVTGLNATGLKTTALDSEKQSNQRVTKDSKLHTMSFDNHLQAL; encoded by the coding sequence ATGGATAAGCGTACTATGGATAAGCGTACTACCTATGAGCTGCTGACCGCTTCAGCATTAACTGCGCTTGGCACTACTTTAGGAACTTTGATAGGCACAACGGCTTTAGTTGGGCTACATCATCGCTATCGTAAGCAGCAGCAACCAGAGGCGCGTTTGCAAGATTATTTGACTGGGTTGAACCACGCGCATTCTAATATTAATGCACAGCTGAATGATTTATCGCGTTCTGAGCATCTTAATCGCTTAAAGTATGTTGGTCAGCAAGCTATACAGGCTTATCAAAGCTATCCGAATGGCAGTTATTCTAATAAAAGCTATCCTAACTATCATAAGGATAAAACTGATGCTGACGAGGCTACAGCTAAGCTGTTAGCCATACACACTACTACCATGCTGGCACGTCCCGTATGTTGGGTCAGCGGGGTAGCGTCCATGCCTCAAGCGGCTGCGACTACAGATGATAATGGTAGCGATAATGGTTTTGGTGTGGTGGGGATTGATGCCGATCGCCAGATTGTCTGGCAGACTACTATGCCAGAGCGCGTTCATGATATTGTCGTGCAGCCTGATGCTGATAAAGCCGGTAATCCAATCAGTAATGGCAATAAGAAGGCTGCTTGCCGCGATGTCGTGGTCATGGGTCGACGTCCAAGCGAAGGGTTTTGGGTATTAGATACGGCTACAGGACAAGTAAAGCATGCTATTAAATCAGCTACTGATAGACATTTTTATGGTCATGCCTGCTATAACCTAGACGGTCAATTACTCTATGTGACTGAAAATGATACTGTAAGTTTAGCAGGTAAAATTGGTATCTATGATGTCAGTTGTGACTATAAAAAAGTCGCTGAATTTGACTCGCATGGTATTGGGCCACATGAGCTTATTATGTACCCTGATGGTGAGACATTAATTATTGCTAATGGTGGTATTAAGACCGAACGAGCCTCACGCGAGGAGTTGAACTTAGATACTATGCATCCCTCATTGGTTTATATTAACCGCCAAGACGGCCAGCTTCTTGAACAAGTTTTTCCTAAGCACAATCAAATGAGCGTGCGTCATTTAGCCGTCCATAATGACGGAACAGTGATGATTGGCATCCAATTTCAAGGCGAGAAGCATATCAATGCTCCTTTAGTACTGACCCATAATCGTGGTGATATCGACTTTAGTCCTTTAATCATGCCAGACAATCAATGGCAACGCTTTCATCAGTATATTGCCAGTGTCGTCGTTGACAGCCAACACAACTTATTGTGTGTGACCACACCGTTTGGGGGCTGTGCGGTAGTGTATGACTTAAACACCCGCAAGCTTATTAGCGATATGAGTTTACCGGACTGTGCAGGGGCATCTGTGTTACGCAGTAGTGAGAGTTATAATACTCAAACCAATTACCCTAAAGCCAATCACAATAAAAATAGTGATCCTAAAAATAAAGACCTTAACTTTGACAACATTGAAACTGGTAAAAATACAGATAGTGGTAAGCAAGCTGGTTTTATTATTAGTGATGGTCTAGGTCAATTGACTACTTTGCGAGTGACTGGCTTAAATGCAACTGGGTTAAAGACAACTGCTTTAGATAGCGAAAAACAGTCGAACCAGCGTGTGACTAAAGACAGCAAGCTACATACGATGTCTTTTGACAATCACTTGCAAGCTTTATAG
- a CDS encoding imelysin family protein, giving the protein MKKNHALAMALSALSAGLLISCVKPADDNKAADNDSQTVAQESTATNDTNNAAANESNSSEQNTVITPVDIRPATEKRYLTHVTDTMIIPAYADAAKQSEVLHDLAQKHCQKAPVSGDELQALRAQWLVLAQVWASAEIIDFGPATASMSNLYINYYPDERGLVHSGVAELIAANPTLTPKQLANQSAIVQGVPGLEEALYGNDSLDAGQCAYVISASSALSTRLKDIENDWQKNATDLLVINQTADSDQGLNQWFNSLLSSIENMKNIAIDQPLGLTGKAKGHLPATTAGQSRAIINTKLATLNKALTDPVLTAMLSSNSKSEIGNNLSTALAETTTLLAQMPEDLATADKATQQALYDHLTTVTRLIKRQLIPTLGVRVGFNSTDGD; this is encoded by the coding sequence ATGAAAAAGAACCACGCTTTAGCTATGGCGTTATCCGCACTGAGTGCTGGTTTACTAATCAGCTGTGTTAAACCTGCTGATGACAATAAAGCGGCTGATAATGACAGCCAAACGGTTGCGCAAGAGTCTACAGCGACCAATGATACTAACAATGCAGCCGCTAATGAAAGCAATAGTAGTGAGCAAAATACTGTTATCACTCCGGTAGATATTAGACCTGCGACTGAGAAAAGGTATCTGACCCACGTTACCGATACTATGATCATTCCAGCTTATGCGGACGCAGCGAAACAAAGTGAAGTGCTACATGATTTAGCACAAAAACACTGTCAGAAAGCGCCTGTTAGCGGTGATGAGTTACAAGCATTACGCGCTCAGTGGTTAGTTTTAGCCCAAGTATGGGCCAGCGCAGAGATAATCGATTTTGGTCCAGCGACCGCCAGCATGAGCAATCTATATATTAACTACTATCCAGACGAGCGCGGCTTGGTGCATAGCGGTGTCGCTGAGCTCATCGCTGCCAATCCCACACTGACGCCTAAGCAGCTGGCCAACCAAAGCGCTATTGTTCAAGGTGTACCCGGCTTAGAGGAAGCGCTATACGGTAATGATAGTCTAGACGCTGGTCAATGTGCCTATGTTATTAGCGCCAGTAGCGCACTAAGCACACGCCTAAAAGATATTGAAAACGATTGGCAAAAGAATGCGACAGATTTATTGGTTATCAATCAAACCGCAGATAGCGATCAAGGATTAAACCAATGGTTTAACTCCCTGCTGTCATCGATTGAGAATATGAAAAATATTGCGATAGATCAGCCGCTAGGTCTGACTGGCAAAGCGAAAGGTCATCTGCCAGCAACAACTGCTGGGCAAAGTCGCGCCATTATCAATACTAAATTAGCCACTTTAAATAAAGCACTTACTGATCCGGTACTAACGGCCATGCTTAGTAGTAACAGCAAGAGTGAAATTGGTAATAATCTATCGACTGCACTTGCTGAAACGACCACCTTGCTAGCACAGATGCCGGAAGACTTAGCAACCGCAGACAAGGCAACACAGCAAGCGTTGTATGATCATCTAACGACCGTCACGCGGCTGATTAAGCGCCAATTGATTCCGACATTAGGCGTTCGTGTGGGCTTTAACAGTACTGATGGCGATTAA
- a CDS encoding di-heme oxidoredictase family protein — MPVTFADGYTETLRAPTFNLTKPGYGAFDDELMVSPRIALPMIGLGLLEQIPDEDIKKQAVSNNKNADKNANSIRGKFNWVMDPQTGKHALGRFGWKAGQTKLITQNQSAFSEDMGLTSNIRPHESCMPAQTACMNATTGADEQGNGKPPVEVNDEIAKFVEFYTRNLAVPNRRNADDAMVLAGKKRFYDMGCQSCHTPRYQLPKTNDDHIEQHGQVIYPYTDLLLHDMGDDLADRTIAGKLPPKDAQVEFLANSYEWRTPALWGIGLAQTVDPQATFLHDGRARTLMEAVLWHGGEAAKQQQKVLKLDKQGRAELNAFLKSL; from the coding sequence ATGCCGGTCACTTTTGCTGATGGTTATACTGAAACCTTGCGTGCGCCGACCTTTAATTTGACCAAACCTGGCTATGGTGCCTTTGATGATGAGCTGATGGTGTCACCGCGTATTGCACTACCGATGATTGGACTTGGTTTACTGGAGCAAATTCCTGATGAAGACATCAAAAAACAAGCGGTCAGCAACAATAAAAATGCTGATAAAAATGCAAACAGTATCCGCGGTAAGTTTAATTGGGTCATGGACCCACAAACAGGCAAGCACGCACTGGGCCGCTTTGGCTGGAAGGCGGGCCAAACGAAACTGATTACTCAAAACCAAAGCGCCTTTAGTGAAGACATGGGTCTGACCTCAAATATTCGGCCTCATGAGTCTTGTATGCCCGCGCAAACGGCTTGTATGAATGCGACGACTGGTGCCGATGAGCAAGGCAACGGTAAGCCACCCGTTGAAGTGAATGATGAAATCGCTAAGTTCGTAGAGTTTTATACTCGTAATTTAGCAGTCCCAAATCGACGTAATGCTGATGATGCAATGGTATTAGCCGGTAAAAAGCGTTTTTATGATATGGGTTGCCAAAGTTGCCATACCCCAAGATATCAGCTGCCAAAGACTAATGACGATCATATTGAGCAGCATGGACAAGTGATTTATCCTTATACTGATTTGCTGCTACATGATATGGGCGATGACTTAGCGGATCGTACTATCGCGGGCAAGCTACCGCCAAAAGACGCACAAGTGGAATTTTTAGCCAACTCTTATGAATGGCGTACGCCGGCACTATGGGGTATTGGCTTGGCGCAAACCGTTGATCCTCAAGCTACCTTTTTGCATGATGGACGCGCTCGTACTTTGATGGAAGCAGTATTGTGGCATGGTGGGGAAGCCGCTAAGCAGCAACAAAAAGTGCTAAAACTGGACAAGCAAGGTCGGGCTGAACTCAATGCCTTTTTAAAGTCATTGTAA